Proteins from a single region of Kluyveromyces lactis strain NRRL Y-1140 chromosome C complete sequence:
- a CDS encoding GLTP domain-containing protein (conserved hypothetical protein), which yields MSTFFDEMKMSFETVPVDRDNKISTSEFLEASESLVKLFDLLGNAAFVVVQNDLNGNIAKLRKRLLATPDKSATLQDLVTNERAEGKKTASEGLLWLTRGLQFTAQAMKETIENPTTEMTDTFIAAYKKTLSQYHGMLVKPIFKLAMKACPYRKDFFAKLGADQEKVNTQLKAWLAALENIVSILLEFLAKTCKDL from the coding sequence ATGTCAACCTTTTTCGATGAAATGAAGATGTCTTTCGAGACAGTTCCTGTGGATCGGGATAACAAGATTTCAACGTCCGAGTTTTTGGAAGCATCAGAATCCCTTGTCAAATTGTTCGATCTTTTGGGAAATGCTGCTTTTGTCGTTGTTCAAAACGATTTAAACGGGAACATTGCCAAGCTTCGCAAAAGACTGTTGGCCACTCCCGACAAATCTGCTACGTTACAAGATCTAGTTACTAATGAAAGAGCAGAGGGTAAGAAAACAGCCAGTGAAGGTTTATTATGGTTAACCAGAGGCTTGCAGTTCACGGCCCAGGCCATGAAAGAAACGATTGAGAACCCCACTACGGAAATGACTGATACCTTTATTGCTGCTTATAAAAAAACTTTAAGTCAATATCACGGTATGCTAGTGAAACCTATATTCAAATTGGCCATGAAGGCATGTCCATACagaaaagatttctttgcCAAGCTTGGTGCTGATCAAGAGAAAGTCAATACTCAGCTTAAGGCCTGGTTGGctgctttggaaaatattg